A portion of the Pseudarthrobacter sp. L1SW genome contains these proteins:
- a CDS encoding GntR family transcriptional regulator — protein MLQDAARFLSQPVAAHPGAPLRVAVYSRIAEAIRNGLLTPGSMIPTETELGADMKVSRTVVREALMLLEEDGLIRARRGVGRFVSDTLPRIGIERIQPFEDVLGSPGQQVEVKRTQVVRQAASEFVAPGIGVEPGTDCWLWESVLIRDGEAIAHLQENVTAQPVSFGKGAAEPLEIEDDGGTTLLAALNKQLGRIAGPGECQISLSQVGPSRAKLLDLRPSDPVLVLTQYVRNGNRPFYLAKCLVSARAGHLSVMQQFQS, from the coding sequence GTGCTCCAGGACGCCGCCCGGTTCCTGTCCCAGCCGGTGGCCGCCCATCCCGGCGCTCCCCTGCGGGTCGCGGTGTACTCGCGGATCGCCGAAGCCATCCGCAACGGCCTCCTCACGCCCGGCTCCATGATCCCCACCGAAACGGAACTCGGCGCGGACATGAAGGTCAGCCGCACGGTGGTCCGCGAAGCCCTCATGCTGCTTGAGGAGGACGGGCTCATCAGGGCGAGGCGCGGCGTCGGGCGCTTCGTCTCGGACACGCTCCCCCGCATTGGCATCGAGCGCATCCAGCCGTTCGAGGACGTCCTCGGCAGCCCCGGCCAGCAGGTGGAGGTCAAACGCACCCAGGTGGTCCGCCAGGCGGCCTCAGAATTCGTCGCCCCCGGCATCGGCGTCGAGCCCGGCACCGACTGCTGGCTCTGGGAATCGGTCCTGATCCGCGACGGCGAGGCGATCGCCCACCTCCAGGAGAACGTCACAGCCCAGCCGGTCAGCTTCGGCAAGGGCGCCGCCGAGCCCCTGGAGATAGAGGACGACGGCGGCACCACCTTGCTTGCCGCGCTCAACAAACAGCTGGGCAGGATAGCGGGGCCGGGCGAGTGCCAGATCAGCCTCAGCCAGGTGGGGCCCAGCCGCGCGAAGCTGCTGGACCTCCGCCCCTCGGACCCGGTGCTGGTCCTGACGCAGTACGTGCGGAACGGCAACCGGCCCTTCTACCTGGCCAAATGCCTGGTCTCGGCCCGCGCCGGACACCTCTCGGTGATGCAGCAGTTCCAGTCCTGA
- a CDS encoding ABC transporter permease — MSKANTIAPRDTAARNFGTVLKELDWRRYVIYIGFVVVFIFFAILLRDQGFLSPNNLLNIFRQTATITVIAVGMTYVIACAEIDLSVGSVAGLSSVCTAMALSQFGLVPGILAGLAVGLVVGSINGALVSLLGIPSFLVTLGMLGIAVGVAQWITASAPQPILNDTFNMLFGSGNFGPVPGLVVWSAIFVAIGAVVLNRTRFGRQVLATGGNRNAADFTGINTKRIKFQVLLISAMAASVAGMLYAGRLQSGRFQWGSGDELSAIAAVILGGTSLFGGFGSIIGTLFGALLIGLINNGLILAGLDSSQQQVVRGAIIILAVAMARKK; from the coding sequence GTGAGCAAGGCAAACACCATCGCGCCCCGGGACACCGCGGCCCGCAATTTCGGCACCGTCCTGAAAGAACTCGACTGGCGGCGCTACGTCATCTACATCGGCTTCGTCGTCGTCTTCATCTTCTTCGCCATCCTCCTGCGCGACCAGGGCTTCCTGTCGCCCAACAACCTGCTGAACATCTTCCGGCAGACGGCCACCATCACCGTCATCGCCGTCGGCATGACCTACGTGATCGCATGCGCGGAGATCGACCTGAGCGTCGGATCCGTGGCCGGTCTCTCCAGCGTCTGCACCGCGATGGCGCTGTCCCAGTTTGGCCTGGTCCCCGGGATCCTGGCGGGCCTCGCCGTCGGACTGGTGGTCGGATCCATCAATGGCGCGCTCGTCAGCCTCCTCGGCATCCCGTCCTTCCTGGTGACGCTCGGCATGCTGGGGATAGCGGTCGGCGTCGCCCAATGGATCACCGCCTCGGCACCCCAGCCGATCCTGAACGATACCTTCAACATGCTGTTCGGATCCGGCAACTTCGGCCCCGTTCCGGGGCTGGTGGTCTGGAGCGCCATCTTTGTTGCCATCGGCGCCGTAGTCCTGAACCGCACCCGGTTCGGCCGCCAGGTCCTGGCCACGGGAGGCAACCGCAACGCAGCGGACTTCACCGGCATCAACACCAAGCGCATCAAATTCCAGGTCCTCCTGATCTCGGCCATGGCGGCAAGCGTCGCCGGCATGCTCTACGCCGGCCGCCTCCAGTCCGGCCGGTTCCAGTGGGGATCGGGAGACGAACTCTCCGCAATCGCCGCCGTCATCCTGGGCGGAACCAGCCTCTTCGGCGGGTTCGGCTCCATCATCGGCACCCTCTTCGGCGCCCTGCTGATCGGCCTGATCAACAACGGGCTGATCCTCGCCGGACTCGACAGCAGCCAGCAGCAGGTTGTCCGCGGCGCCATCATCATCCTGGCCGTCGCCATGGCCCGGAAGAAATAG
- a CDS encoding sugar ABC transporter ATP-binding protein, whose product MNTADNVVEMRSISKGFNGVSVLKDVSFDVRKGEVHALAGGNGAGKSTLMKILQGVYQADAGEILIGGKPAAINSIQDAKAAGIGMVFQEFSLVPSLTVAQNIFLAAEPLGRGGLIDDRTAVKRAREVFSEMEVDVDPRAEVSRLGTAYWQLTEIAKALAQNAQVLIMDEPTASLARHESEALFELIDRLKQRGISIIYISHRMDEVYRLADRITILRDGRHLLTAPLTDVTPEQIVEGIVGKKIEGQLSYRERDHVAHDGAPLLEVRGLNAGNRVRDVSFTLRPGEILGLAGLMGSGRTELARALFGIDKVDSGDVLLRGKKVNLASPQQAINAGVALIPEDRRAQGLVLEHSVQDNLLLPLLGQIQRGPLLDGGKGKELSSSLIKRFAVKVAHPNRPVRLLSGGNQQKVVIAKWLGTDPDILILDEPTAGVDIGTKSEILDMIRELASAGKAVIVISSEYPELLAVSDRVLVLKDGSIIRDIPRSDIADEEYLQLAVQGV is encoded by the coding sequence ATGAACACCGCAGACAATGTCGTCGAAATGCGCTCGATCTCCAAGGGCTTCAACGGCGTTTCCGTGCTGAAGGACGTCAGCTTCGACGTCCGGAAGGGCGAGGTCCACGCACTCGCCGGCGGCAATGGCGCCGGGAAGTCCACGCTCATGAAGATCCTCCAGGGCGTCTACCAGGCAGACGCTGGAGAGATCCTCATAGGCGGGAAGCCGGCCGCCATCAACTCGATCCAGGACGCCAAGGCCGCCGGGATCGGGATGGTCTTCCAGGAATTCAGCCTGGTACCGAGCCTGACCGTTGCACAGAACATCTTCCTCGCTGCCGAACCGCTCGGCAGGGGCGGGCTTATCGACGACCGCACCGCGGTGAAACGGGCCAGGGAGGTCTTCTCCGAGATGGAGGTCGACGTCGACCCCCGCGCGGAGGTCTCCCGGCTCGGCACTGCCTACTGGCAGCTGACCGAGATCGCCAAGGCCCTGGCCCAGAACGCCCAGGTCCTGATCATGGACGAACCCACTGCCAGCCTGGCCCGGCACGAGTCCGAAGCGCTCTTCGAACTGATCGACCGCCTCAAGCAGCGCGGCATCTCGATCATCTACATCTCGCACCGCATGGACGAGGTGTACCGGCTGGCGGACCGGATCACCATCCTCCGCGATGGCCGCCACCTCCTCACCGCGCCTCTGACGGACGTCACTCCCGAGCAGATCGTTGAAGGCATTGTTGGCAAGAAGATCGAAGGCCAGCTTTCCTACCGGGAGCGGGACCACGTGGCCCACGATGGCGCGCCGCTGCTGGAAGTCCGCGGGCTTAACGCCGGGAACCGGGTGCGGGACGTTTCCTTCACGCTCCGCCCCGGCGAAATCCTCGGCCTGGCAGGGCTGATGGGAAGCGGACGCACCGAGCTGGCCCGTGCCCTCTTCGGCATAGACAAAGTGGACAGCGGTGACGTCCTCCTGCGGGGCAAGAAGGTCAACCTTGCCTCTCCACAGCAGGCCATCAACGCCGGCGTCGCCCTCATCCCGGAGGACCGCAGGGCCCAAGGCCTCGTCCTGGAGCACTCCGTCCAAGACAACCTGCTCCTGCCGCTGCTCGGACAGATCCAGCGGGGACCACTCCTTGACGGCGGCAAAGGCAAGGAATTGTCCTCGTCACTGATCAAGAGGTTCGCAGTCAAGGTGGCTCACCCCAACCGTCCGGTGCGGCTCCTCTCGGGCGGCAACCAGCAGAAGGTGGTTATCGCCAAGTGGCTGGGCACCGATCCGGACATCCTGATCCTGGATGAGCCCACGGCCGGCGTCGACATCGGCACCAAAAGCGAAATCCTGGACATGATCCGCGAGCTGGCAAGTGCCGGCAAGGCCGTCATCGTCATCTCCTCCGAGTACCCCGAACTACTCGCGGTCAGCGACCGCGTCCTCGTCCTCAAGGACGGCTCCATCATCCGCGACATTCCCCGCAGCGATATCGCTGACGAGGAATATCTCCAACTTGCAGTCCAGGGAGTCTGA
- a CDS encoding substrate-binding domain-containing protein: protein MMIRRLPIVALAAALSLSVASCSSSTTATSNAPDAGVSEKAQQALDKIKGQVLSKGPNGETPSPASVADLTPEEIAKVKGLNAKAAIVMHYGGNDWANAQVNGLKSEFEQLGIKVIATTDANFKPDKQVSDIETVMTQDPDIIVSIPTDPVATASAYKKAAEAGTKLVFMDNIPQGLTAGKDYVSVVSADNYGNGVVSAHQMAKALGGKGKIGLVFHQADFFVTKQRYDGFKETITKEYPDIKIVEEKGIAGPDFAGDAQAAANAMLSKYPDLGGIWAVWDVPAEGVMAAARAAGRPDLKIATEDLGKNVAIALAKDELVVGLGAQVPFDQGVTEARLAAGALIGKEAPAYVALSALPVDHSNVLEAWKQVYHEDAPKDIQDSYKQ from the coding sequence ATGATGATCCGCAGGCTTCCCATCGTGGCCCTGGCCGCAGCCCTGTCACTTTCTGTCGCTTCCTGCAGCAGTTCAACAACGGCCACATCAAACGCCCCCGACGCCGGCGTTTCCGAGAAGGCCCAGCAGGCCCTTGACAAGATCAAGGGGCAGGTCCTGAGCAAGGGCCCCAACGGCGAGACGCCCTCCCCGGCGTCCGTCGCGGACCTGACTCCCGAAGAGATCGCGAAGGTCAAGGGACTCAACGCCAAAGCCGCAATCGTGATGCACTACGGCGGCAACGACTGGGCCAACGCCCAGGTGAACGGGCTCAAGAGCGAATTCGAACAGCTCGGGATCAAGGTCATCGCCACCACCGACGCGAACTTCAAGCCGGACAAGCAGGTCTCGGACATCGAGACCGTCATGACGCAGGATCCGGACATCATCGTTTCCATCCCCACGGACCCCGTGGCCACCGCCTCCGCATACAAGAAGGCCGCCGAAGCGGGAACGAAGCTCGTCTTCATGGACAACATCCCCCAGGGACTGACCGCCGGCAAGGACTACGTCTCCGTTGTTTCCGCTGACAACTATGGCAACGGCGTCGTCTCTGCGCACCAGATGGCCAAGGCGCTTGGTGGCAAGGGCAAGATCGGTCTTGTCTTCCACCAGGCCGACTTCTTCGTCACCAAGCAGCGCTACGACGGCTTCAAGGAAACCATCACCAAGGAATACCCGGACATCAAGATCGTCGAGGAAAAGGGGATCGCCGGTCCGGACTTCGCTGGAGACGCCCAGGCAGCCGCCAACGCCATGCTGAGCAAGTACCCCGACCTGGGCGGCATCTGGGCCGTTTGGGACGTTCCCGCAGAGGGTGTCATGGCTGCCGCCCGTGCCGCCGGCCGCCCGGACCTGAAGATCGCCACGGAGGACCTCGGCAAGAATGTCGCCATCGCACTGGCCAAGGACGAACTCGTCGTCGGCCTCGGAGCGCAGGTTCCGTTCGACCAGGGTGTGACAGAGGCGCGGCTGGCTGCCGGCGCGCTCATCGGCAAGGAAGCACCCGCCTACGTGGCGCTGAGCGCCCTCCCGGTGGACCACTCCAACGTCCTGGAAGCCTGGAAGCAGGTCTACCACGAGGACGCCCCGAAGGACATCCAGGACTCCTACAAGCAGTAG
- a CDS encoding VOC family protein, with product MVSRISELVLNCADPELLAGFWSGVLGYVELDREDGAIEIGPPDAGFGGLQPTIILSPSSNPRNGRLPLHIDVNPVDRDQDAELERLLALGARPADVGQTGDEQWHVLADPEGNEFCLLRRRLGP from the coding sequence ATGGTCTCCCGTATCAGCGAACTGGTCCTCAACTGTGCCGATCCTGAACTCCTGGCGGGGTTCTGGAGCGGGGTCCTCGGCTATGTCGAGCTGGACCGGGAGGACGGCGCCATCGAAATCGGCCCGCCGGACGCCGGGTTCGGCGGCCTGCAGCCGACCATCATCCTGAGCCCGAGCAGCAACCCGCGGAACGGACGCCTCCCGCTGCACATCGACGTCAACCCCGTGGACCGGGACCAGGACGCCGAGCTGGAGCGCCTGCTGGCCCTGGGGGCCCGCCCGGCCGACGTTGGGCAGACCGGCGACGAGCAATGGCACGTCCTGGCCGATCCCGAGGGCAACGAGTTCTGCCTCCTGCGCAGGCGGCTTGGCCCCTGA
- a CDS encoding Gfo/Idh/MocA family protein: MQNLNVGLIGGGFMGKAHSLAYAAMPMFFWPAPALPVRKVIAEANPELAAEAARRFGFENSTSDWRSIIDDPDIHVVDIATPNHLHAEIAIAAAEAGKHIICEKPLARTGEESKAMYDAVKDKNIVHMVAFNYRRTPAVALAKKYIEEGAIGRILSFRGTYLQDWSADPNSPLSWRFQKSIAGSGALGDIATHVIDMARYLVGEFSAVNAVLSTWIPERPLQTGGADALGTVRGGEGPKGQVDVDDEVMTMIRFANGAVGSVEATRNAHGRNNYITFEIHGTEGSIVFNYERRDELQVAFASDQADRRGFRTVYTGPAHPYGEGLWPIPALGIGYGETKIIEAHDFFKAIAEGGSVSPSFADGYQVALIDDAIVESAAKESWVDVPQISA, translated from the coding sequence ATGCAGAACCTCAACGTCGGCCTCATCGGAGGCGGCTTCATGGGCAAAGCCCACTCCCTGGCTTATGCCGCCATGCCCATGTTCTTCTGGCCCGCCCCGGCCCTGCCGGTCCGCAAGGTCATCGCTGAAGCCAACCCGGAACTGGCTGCCGAAGCCGCCCGCCGCTTTGGCTTCGAGAACTCCACCTCTGACTGGCGCAGCATTATTGACGACCCGGACATCCACGTCGTAGACATTGCCACGCCCAACCACCTCCACGCCGAAATCGCGATCGCCGCGGCCGAAGCGGGCAAGCACATCATCTGCGAGAAACCGCTGGCGCGTACGGGCGAGGAATCAAAGGCCATGTACGACGCAGTCAAGGACAAGAACATCGTCCACATGGTTGCCTTCAACTACCGCCGGACTCCCGCCGTCGCGCTGGCCAAGAAGTACATTGAGGAAGGCGCCATCGGCCGCATCCTCAGCTTCCGAGGCACCTACCTGCAGGACTGGAGTGCAGACCCCAACTCCCCGCTGTCCTGGCGTTTCCAGAAGTCGATCGCGGGGTCCGGGGCCTTGGGCGACATCGCCACACACGTCATCGACATGGCCCGCTACCTCGTGGGCGAGTTCAGTGCCGTCAATGCCGTCCTCTCCACCTGGATTCCGGAGCGGCCGCTGCAGACCGGCGGAGCCGACGCGCTCGGCACCGTACGGGGCGGGGAGGGCCCCAAGGGTCAGGTCGACGTCGATGACGAGGTCATGACCATGATCCGCTTCGCCAACGGCGCCGTAGGATCCGTGGAAGCGACCCGCAACGCCCACGGCAGGAACAACTACATCACCTTCGAAATCCACGGAACCGAAGGCAGCATCGTCTTCAACTACGAACGACGCGATGAACTGCAGGTGGCTTTCGCCTCCGACCAGGCCGACCGCCGCGGGTTCCGCACCGTCTACACCGGGCCCGCGCACCCCTACGGGGAAGGTCTCTGGCCCATCCCGGCGCTCGGCATCGGCTACGGCGAAACGAAGATCATCGAAGCGCATGACTTCTTCAAGGCCATCGCGGAAGGCGGCAGCGTAAGCCCCAGCTTCGCGGACGGCTACCAGGTCGCCCTGATCGACGACGCGATTGTCGAATCGGCGGCCAAAGAATCTTGGGTTGACGTTCCGCAGATCAGCGCGTGA
- a CDS encoding sugar phosphate isomerase/epimerase, producing the protein MKLGYCSITWGGVVGHAQGVTSVKDLFYLTHGSMKDAVQDIASVGYEGVEMFDGNLAEYAEKPEELKEILSSSGVSLTSVYTGANFIYADILPDELHRIHRAAELAANFGAERLVVGGGARRAAGTTEEDYRRLGSALDSVTDIAESFGLSASYHPHLTTIVESPEELDKLMPLTRIGFCPDTAHLAAGGADPAAVIRKYPDRIRHVHLKDLRKDPFSFLPLGQGELDFPDILAAIRESGYDSWLMVELDGYDGDPREAAEISKKYLEQLL; encoded by the coding sequence ATGAAACTCGGTTACTGTTCCATCACCTGGGGCGGCGTGGTGGGCCACGCCCAAGGCGTGACGAGCGTCAAGGACCTCTTTTACCTCACCCACGGTTCCATGAAGGACGCCGTCCAGGACATCGCCTCCGTCGGCTACGAGGGTGTTGAGATGTTCGACGGCAACCTCGCGGAATACGCGGAGAAGCCAGAGGAGCTCAAAGAAATCCTGAGCAGCTCCGGAGTCTCCCTGACAAGCGTGTACACGGGGGCGAACTTCATCTACGCCGACATCCTTCCCGACGAGCTGCACCGGATCCACCGGGCTGCCGAGCTGGCCGCGAACTTCGGAGCTGAACGGCTCGTGGTTGGCGGGGGAGCACGGCGCGCGGCCGGAACCACTGAAGAGGACTACCGCCGCCTCGGCAGCGCCCTGGACAGCGTCACGGACATCGCCGAAAGCTTCGGGCTCTCGGCAAGCTACCATCCACACCTGACCACCATCGTGGAGAGCCCGGAAGAGCTGGACAAGCTCATGCCGCTCACGCGGATCGGGTTCTGCCCCGATACCGCCCATCTTGCGGCTGGCGGAGCAGATCCGGCCGCGGTCATCCGGAAGTACCCCGACAGGATCCGGCACGTCCACCTCAAGGACCTCCGGAAAGACCCATTTTCCTTCCTGCCCCTGGGCCAGGGGGAACTCGACTTCCCGGACATCCTCGCGGCCATCCGGGAGAGCGGCTACGACAGCTGGCTCATGGTCGAACTGGACGGCTACGACGGGGATCCCCGGGAAGCGGCCGAGATCAGCAAGAAGTACCTCGAGCAACTCCTCTGA